Genomic DNA from Candidozyma auris chromosome 1, complete sequence:
TTTGGATGCTTTGAGGTTCTTTGTCGCCAGGACAATCAAATGATGTAAGAAtgattttttctttttgtcaaaCAACCACAAATTCGGCCACAACCATTTGTCTAACATAGTCACATAGTTTCCCTTTTCCATTGCGTTGGTCACCAGGATAGCGGAGACCAATGGTGACTCGCCATCATTGTCACCGCGTATTGGAGAGCATATGCCGAGCTCTATGAAGATCCCAACCAaatttgaagccaaagtCGCCGCGTAATGTAAAGCAGTCTTACCTTGTGAGTCGAGTGGGACGTCCAACATGGCAATTGGCAGCTGTGAACGCGTCGAACACTTGTCGACTATGCTTTGAAACATCTTCTGAATGTCAGCTGTAGTGAGTTCAGCGGATAACTCGCCgtcattcttgaaaatttCGCTAAATTTGAGTTTCACCTCCAGAACAATATCAACATCCTTCTCCATGAATGTGGACGGGGGAAGACAATAAGGATAATTGGTATTGGACTCCAATGCAGCCTTGATGGCCTTTGGAGATGAAGCGATTTGAGTTTTTCTACGTTTCGTTGGAGACCCATCCAATGTCTTCAGcatgtcttcttctgaatCGCGTTTTAATGAGCCATTGTTGCTGTCTGGCTTCTTGGGTAGTTTGTCAAAGCTGTGAACATCGATTAGAAGAAGACTCTTCAAAATATTGTAAATGTTGTTTTCGAGTGCAATCAGCACCGCCTTGTCGTAAGGTACCCAGATACCGCGTAATTGGGACACTTCGTGAGATCTGTAATCGTTGTACCTGTACTCGTCGTCGCTATCGCCGCCTTTATAGTATTGTGGGTTGTTGCAGATCTTATCATCAATGAAGGATTCGGCTTGCCCTCGGTTGAGGTAACCCAAGTATATCATGACCTCGAGCATCTGAACAACATTCACGTACGAATCTTGCACTCGACGCAAGATGGACAATGTGGTCGACAGTGTATCACCATTACGAAGCTCTATCAACAATTCCATATATTTCTCTCCAGAGTAGATCGAAGAGTACACCTTGGTTGACCATGATGCTGACTCCGAAGGAGGAGTGAGGTtggcattcttcttttgtaaATGAGTCCCGCTCAACTGGTTACTAATCGAATTTGTTGTGCTGTCACCAATATGCTGAGGTGATTCCATATTGAGCTGTGTCGTTGTCGGTTGGTGTGGACTAAATTTTTGCAAATAATTCAAGATAAAGTTCTTCTGAGCTTTCCCATTTGGGACAATTTGCACGGTATGGTAGGTGAGACGTGTAACACCCGTGCCTCTTACCTTTGAGTGGCTCTACAATTTCTGTAGACAATTCACTTTCCAGCTTGATAACATGACCGTTGGTATTCTGAATCTGGTCCTTAAAAGCGTCATTGATGCTCTCGATAATTTTGTTGACGCATTTGCGCTGTAAATAAACAAGTGAGATAGTTATACTTGACAACACTAAAGTGTGTCATTTGGCAGGATGGAGTTCAAATGATTTCGGTCGTTAGGACGCTACAGTGTAGGTGGGTTTCACACCTCGAGTGACAAGGAAGACGACTTTGAGTAGTCTATTCACCGGCATCGCTTATGGGTTCAGAACTTTTGTCTCCGAATAATTTATTTGATCTTATTTTCTGTCCAAAAGTTActatggctgcgaaaattTAGAAACTATGTGCATACACTAGCATCATCGGTTATAGAGACCTTAAAATTTGATTTAATTTCGTAGTGTTTTGCTTCATCTGACGTCACTGAATTTAATTCAAAAATACGAGCTGACTACTATTATGAGGTCGGAGAACATATAACCCGCAGTTAAGAGAGGTCTTGCGCGTTAGACCATGTTATCAATGGAAGCTATAATGGCAGTTTTTGATCCCaatcttctttgagaaagagattGAGGCCACACTGTAGCCTGGATATTTTAAATCAACAACCATCGTAATATTTGGAAGACATGAttatcaaaatttttcatAGACAATAGGCATCCCCGAGCATGCGTCTACACCATACAATctgtgcttcttgatgcGCGGCTCGAGACATCCCATCACTCAACACATCAGCTCTAGCACAAGAATACCATCCGTTCACAATGGACTACTCTGAACGAGTTAACTCAAAAAAAGGAGCTGGTGGAGTAGCCGATACCGCAGAGGCAAACGTACAGACAAAGAGGCGcatcaaggagctcttAACCTCGCAAGTGCTAGATCTAGATAACGACCCATATGTCTTCAGAAACCATTTGGGGGCATTGGAGTGTCGTCTTTGCCTCACCACACACACGAATGAAGCTTCATACATCTCACATCTTGGCGGACGGAAGCACGCACTAAATCTTGAAAAGCGTCGTATTCTAGATGAGAAGCAGAACAGACAAGCCAGAGGCGATGGCACTGCTCTTGCTATGAACAACGTACAAAGGAGGACATGGCACAGTATCGGCTTGCCTGTCTTCAAGACTACGAAAATCagagatcaagaaacaTTACAGATGGGCATCTTGGTGCAAGTGCAGTGTCCACGCATCAAGGTCAAGGAGCCATTCTTCAGACTCATGTCCTGCTACGAGCTTtcagagaagaatcaaaatatTTCGAAATCATACTTGGCTAGAAACAAAACAGACtacgaagatgatgacgattTGGATCCTTCCAAGTGGCAATATTTAGTGATCTCTGCTGAACCATACGACAACATCACGATAGCCTTCCCAGCACtgcaagaaattgaaaagcCTTCGGGAACAGAGCAGATGTCGAAATGTTATTGGTGGTATTGGGACGAAGACTCCAAGGAGTTCTTTTTGCagtttctcttcaaatcacgagatgaaaagaagagatcaaagTAGAAGAGTATAactttttgatcttgattACTTATTATAAAACCGCTACGGTTTCCCCCTGCTTTTGTGTTTGACAGATCCATCACGAACCGAGATCCGGAAGATGTTCTGCATACAAAGAGTGGTGATTACAGAACCCCAGAAACCACTTTTCTCTAGACCATTCACAGacccttctttctttcatGACTCAAAAGCAGCACAGAGAGCTATGCAGCTTTCTTGTCAGATGCGAACAAGCATACAACTTGGTGCATGATTTCCTCAATGATACTTTACCCCATGGCATGATATCTGCTAGAGCAAGAGGCTACACTTATCGTCCGCAACGTCGTCTGATAGTTAAAgagaaagtgaagaaatcatTAGAGGTGCTTGAAGCTTGCATCGAAAGACATAAGTATGTTGAGTATTACATGATATCAAAGGCTATTACTAACCTCTAGTATCGAAGAGATAGCTATCTCCTACAACGGAGGAAAGGACTGCTTGGTCATGCTCATTTTGCTATTAGCAACAATACATAAGCGCTTTCTGTCTGAAACATTCACAAATCCATCACTCAACTTACTACCTAAAGATTATAGACTTGACTCCATATACATTAACTCCGAAGAACCATTTCCCGAGGTTCTGAAGTTCATCATAGACTCCACGGAATATTATAGCCTTAACCCTATCACCATAAAGtcaactttgaaggagGGCTTCCAAACCTACTTAGATGAAAATCCTAAAATCAAAACTATCGTTGTTGGCATAAGATATGCCGATCCATATGGTTCCATGCTTCAATACGAGCAAACGACAGATGATGGATGGCCAAAGTTTCTTCGCATACATCCCATTTTACATTGGCATTATGTTGACATTTGGGACTTCATCATAGGTTGCGATTTGGACTACTGTCCGCTCTATGACAAAGGTTACACCTCGATTGGTGGCGTTGACACTACGACTCCCAACGAATTCCTCAAAATAGGGAACAAATTTTTGCCAGCATACATGCTTGAAGAGTATGCTGACGAGCGAGAACGCTTAGGGCGCAATAGTAAGCAAAGAAAGTAGATGTACATTACgaaatgaaaaaaagaaaagagtaATCTGGTAGTCCTGTTCCGTAATTCGCCATCAGCTCTTATTATTAGCAATCTGGTACAAGACCTCTTCGAAATACTTTCTCGAATGCGGCCCCACACCAATCTCACCCAATGCAATCTCAGCGCTAGTAGGGTCTGCTGATAGAGGAACATTACCTcttccttgttgttgcatCTTGAGATTCTTAAGCCGAAGCAACAACTCAACTTCCTTTCTGTTATTATCGTCGATGAGATTCTGTAAATACTGGATGTACTCGACCGACTTAGTCAAAATCTGACCTTTGTTTGGCTTACCGTCCTTGGTTCCAGTACTTTTAGCTGCTCCATCCTCGTCATCTCGAGAGGTCAGTTCTTGAAAGTACATAGAGGGAACGAGTCCTAGCAATTCTTGTATTTTTTCGTTAATATTGTCACGACGTTTTCTCTCATTGCCCTGatcatcctcctcatcctcttcgttCTTGATATGTATTGATGAATTCCTTCTAGATTGAGGTTTTTGAACACCACCGCTGGTGCCTCCTGACGAGCTGCCTTGAAAAGATTGTGAAAGCTGCTTTTTAATATCTGATGACCTGCTTAGCAATTCACTCGCATTCACCGGAGAGCCAGCCTCCTTGtggatgttgatgtttggAACTTTGTACTGCGATGAGCCTGAAGACATTGAACTTATTGATTGTTATGTTTTAATTGTAACCTTTACACTGCTCTTTCTTTATTTCGCCAAAGTTTGCCATATAGTGGTGGTGATAGAAGTGAGCTTGATGTGGCTTGCAGTAGGTGCCATGCATGTTACCACACTAGCAATGGTACACCCGTGCCCCAGAAATTGGTGCCCCAGGATGCTGACAACCGTGATAAATTATTCCCCCATTTTTATTTTACAAGCAAAATATCTCTATTTACATGCTTTTGAGTTGTTGTGCTAGGCCGTGAAGATGGCGCTCCAAGCTTCTTACCCTCTTATCGTCTTCTCTCAGCCAGAAGGAGATGAGACCCGACTTGCCCAACTTTAATGTATGGTAGCGAACAATGATCTCTTTGAGAACCCTGAATGTATTGATGTCACCCAAAAACCCATTATTTTTCATCTCAACATAGGCCAATTCGATTTCATGAAGGCTCAGTTTGCCATAATATACCCAATAAAGCTTGAGAACTTCGTTGTACGTCTCCTGGTTGCAAACAACAGAGTACAAAGCGAGGTCTTTTTTTAATAGATTAAAGATGGTGAGTGCAAGCTGGCCATCATAGAATCTTGTGCTGAATGTGTTCATGATATGATTGAACAACAACGGCATTGTGTATGCATTGAGGACGGGACTGCTAGGACTCTGTTCACTTTGCAGCTTGACTTCCGAAGCCAACTTGGTGTACCTTCTTGTAAATTCCAACAATGACTCTCCCTTCCTGATTGCGAGGGAGAAGCTCTTCAGTTTTGAATCCTTCTCGTGGTACCtatcaaaaagctctctGAGGAACTTCAAATATTGTTCCCTACTCTCAAAAGTACCTAGATGAGCATAAGTGGGCTCAAGTGCTTCATTGAATCGCAAGAAGATGTCATGTATAAGGTCCTGCGTCATTCGAGTGTTCAGTGATGGTCTTAATGCTCTTGTAACATGACGATCTAGCTTTGTTCTTGTATTGCTCATTGCCTCACGTAGGTTCCATGAGAGATGTGAATGTGAATTCTTTTGGGTGGATGAAGATCCAGGTTGTGAGTATgtcttgaagatgttcaTGAAAagttctttttctttctcgatCACGGAGGGATCCTCCCCGTACTTTCCTCGCGGGAGTGTCTCATCAGAATTTGCGATGTTAACGTCAGCCTCTTCGTCAACTTCGTTTCGATGAATTTTGGGTATCAGACTTTCAGACGTAACCCCTCGGGAGATATCAGCAAATATCTTATTAAGTTCAGTCTTTGAATCACCTTCTCCCGCATTATCGACATAGATATCCTTAAATATGTTACTGTAAGCGTCAGTCTCACCCAGAGCACGGGCTTCTGTCTCTTTTATAAGATCAACGAAAAGCGTATGCTCTTTTTTTGATGGTGCCTCTCCATCCACTTCTTGAGCTGTTGGAGTATCTTCGACACGAGATGAGCTGGTAGGATCTTCCTTATTCAAGCTGCTATTTAGCCGTACAGTAGGTATCCGACAACGCGAAAGCGATAAAAGACCATGAATGGCTCGAGACGACGAATAGCTCGGAAGACGAAGCATTTAGTTTTTCCTAATTGGCACCACTGCGATTGCACTGTTCAAGCTGAAATGTGATGCAAGTACATATGCGCGAATATCTGGGTGCAATGTAGGACGCTAGGATATATTAAATGTAGATGATATTTATATTGTAGGCTCCAAAACGACCAAGTCTGGTTCTTCGGGAGCGGGTTGTGGCTCATTTGCCATTTGGGATTCTCTTTTAAGGTTAATGATGTTGTAAACCCCACGTTCCCTGGTTGC
This window encodes:
- the SWI6 gene encoding transcriptional regulator SWI6, which produces MESPQHIGDSTTNSISNQLSGTHLQKKNANLTPPSESASWSTKVYSSIYSGEKYMELLIELRNGDTSSTTLSILRRVQDSYVNVVQMLEVMIYLGYLNRGQAESFIDDKICNNPQYYKGGDSDDEYRYNDYRSHEVSQLRGIWVPYDKAVSIALENNIYNILKSLLLIDVHSFDKLPKKPDSNNGSLKRDSEEDMSKTLDGSPTKRRKTQIASSPKAIKAALESNTNYPYCLPPSTFMEKDVDIVSEVKLKFSEIFKNDGELSAELTTADIQKMFQSIVDKCSTRSQSPIAMLDVPLDSQGKTALHYAATLASNLVGIFIELGICSPIRGDNDGESPLVSAISVTNAMEKGNYVTMLDKWLWPNLWLFDKKKKSFLHHLIVSATKNLKASKYYLSKTVSWMVQNADKEKNLKNLCNVIVNAQESEAGNTALHLAGEFELKWFIYVLLELQADPQIANKVGLRPAEFDSVKEVMKIRENYRNHVDSVTATKALFETLGVEGEEDEYILELICTGVEFLNKIGGYPEVGSMEEEQDIPEKGVKHDELPKSSSHSERIFKSIQDLMSTTNEEYTKVINSKKKEINLLNKELRGATIITANNRFIAKKILQKVSEIDTMKLQSANIMEKLQVLKKKLPEGNDDEDIFNDDISNSELVKFDADEPFIIKAIYDKVANNEEIESTPELLDSLPSAAVLQARLNAYREVNFDLEKELESLLNYDTLTAKFKKVVSYCTGVDINEVDELLDGLLEAVEGQQ
- the FAD1 gene encoding FMN adenylyltransferase, whose amino-acid sequence is MTQKQHRELCSFLVRCEQAYNLVHDFLNDTLPHGMISARARGYTYRPQRRSIVKEKVKKSLEVLEACIERHNIEEIAISYNGGKDCLVMLILLLATIHKRFSSETFTNPSLNLLPKDYRLDSIYINSEEPFPEVSKFIIDSTEYYSLNPITIKSTLKEGFQTYLDENPKIKTIVVGIRYADPYGSMLQYEQTTDDGWPKFLRIHPILHWHYVDIWDFIIGCDLDYCPLYDKGYTSIGGVDTTTPNEFLKIGNKFLPAYMLEEYADERERLGRNSKQRK
- the RTG1 gene encoding Rtg1p yields the protein MSSGSSQYKVPNINIHKEAGSPVNASELLSRSSDIKKQLSQSFQGSSSGGTSGGVQKPQSRRNSSIHIKNEEDEEDDQGNERKRRDNINEKIQELLGLVPSMYFQESTSRDDEDGAAKSTGTKDGKPNKGQILTKSVEYIQYLQNLIDDNNRKEVELLLRLKNLKMQQQGRGNVPLSADPTSAEIALGEIGVGPHSRKYFEEVLYQIANNKS